A genomic stretch from Gorilla gorilla gorilla isolate KB3781 chromosome 20, NHGRI_mGorGor1-v2.1_pri, whole genome shotgun sequence includes:
- the ZNF135 gene encoding zinc finger protein 135 isoform X3, whose protein sequence is MELGARRRSVGCWCRGLCLAVRREQVTFEDVVVDFSQEEWGQLKPAQRTLYHDVILDTFRLLVSVERLLWRRQDNCLGCLSCDQDQQKRQGHWLPKPNVISLLEQEAELWAVDSGLPQGVYPEIKGHFQFLLLSDLETRPKVKLSVLKQGISEEISNNVILVERFLWDGLWYCRGEDTEGHWEWSCESLESLAVPVAFTPVKTPVQEQWQRNGFGENISLNPDLPHQPMTPERQGPHTWGTRGKREKPDLNVLQKTCVKEKPYKCQECGKAFSHSSALTEHHRMHTGERPYECHECGKGFRNSSALTKHQRIHTGEKPYKCTQCGRTFNQIAPLIQHQRTHTGEKPYECSECGKSFSFRSSFSQHERTHTGEKPYECSECGKAFRQSIHLTQHLRIHTGEKPYQCGECGKAFSHSSSLTKHQRIHTGEKPYECHECGKAFTQITPLIQHQRTHTGEKPYECSECGKAFSQSTLLTEHRRIHTGEKPYGCNECGKTFSHSSSLSQHERTHTGEKPYECSQCGKAFRQSTHLTQHQRIHTGEKPYECNDCGKAFSHSSSLTKHQRIHTGEKPYECNQCGRAFSQLAPLIQHQRIHTGEKPYECNQCGRAFSQSSLLIEHQRIHTKEKPYGCNECGKSFSHSSSLSQHERTHTGEKPYECHDCGKSFRQSTHLTQHRRIHTGEKPYACRDCGKAFTHSSSLTKHQRTHTG, encoded by the exons ATGGAGTTAGGCGCGCGCCGGCGCAGTGTCGGCTGCTGGTGCCGCGGCCTTTGTCTCGCAGTCAGGAGG GAGCAAGTGACATTTGAGGACGTGGTAGTGGACTTCAGCCAGGAGGAGTGGGGGCAGCTGAAGCCTGCCCAGAGGACCCTGTACCATGATGTAATACTGGACACCTTCAGGCTTCTGGTCTCTGTGG AGAGGCTTCTCTGGAGGCGACAAGACAACTGCCTGGGGTGCCTTTCCTGTGACCAAGACCAGCAGAAAAGACAGG GACATTGGTTACCGAAGCCGAATGTCATCTCCCTGCTGGAGCAAGAGGCAGAGCTGTGGGCGGTGGACTCTGGACTTCCCCAAGGCGTGTACCCAG AGATTAAGGGACATTTCCAGTTTTTGCTTCTTTCAGACTTGGAAACTAGACCCAAAGTCAAACTGTCAGTTCTAAAGCAAGGCATCTCTGAAGAAATATCCAACAATGTCATCTTGGTAGAAAGATTCCTGTGGGATGGTCTGTGGTACTGCAGGGGTGAGGACACTGAGGGCCACTGGGAATGGAGTTGTGAGAGTCTAGAGAGCCTGGCAGTGCCGGTGGCCTTCACGCCTGTGAAGACGCCTGTTCAGGAGCAGTGGCAGAGGAATGGGTTTGGGGAAAACATAAGTCTGAACCCTGATCTCCCACATCAACCAATGACTCCTGAAAGACAAGGTCCCCACACATGGGGAACACGTGGAAAAAGGGAGAAGCCAGACCTAAATGTTTTACAGAAAACCTGTGTAaaagagaaaccctacaaatgtcaGGAGTGCGGAAAGGCCTTTAGTCACAGCTCAGCACTTACTGAACACCACCGGATGCACACAGGAGAGAGACCTTACGAATGTCACGAATGTGGAAAAGGCTTCCGGAACAGCTCGGCACTTACCAAACACCAGAGAATCCATACTGGGGAGAAACCCTATAAATGCACTCAGTGTGGGAGGACCTTCAACCAAATTGCCCCACTGATCCAGCACCAGAGAACTCACACAGGCGAGAAGCCCTATGAATGCAGCGAATGTGGGAAATCCTTCAGTTTTAGGTCCTCCTTCAGCCAGCACGAGCGAACTCACACAGGCGAGAAGCCCTACGAGTGCAGTGAGTGCGGGAAAGCCTTCCGGCAAAGCATCCACCTCACCCAGCATCTGCGAATCCACACTGGGGAGAAACCCTATCAGTGCGGTGAGTGTGGCAAGGCCTTCAGCCACAGCTCGTCCTTGACCAAACACCAGCGAATCCACACAGGGGAGAAGCCCTATGAGTGCCATGAGTGTGGAAAAGCCTTcacccagatcacaccactgattCAGCACCAGAGGACCCACACAGGAGAAAAGCCCTATGAGTGCAGtgagtgtgggaaagccttcagtcaGAGCACACTCCTGACCGAGCATCGGAGGATTCACACGGGAGAGAAGCCCTACGGATGCAACGAGTGTGGGAAAACCTTCAGCCACAGCTCCTCACTCAGCCAGCATGAGCGGACACACACAGGAGAGAAGCCCTATGAGTGCAGTCAGTGTGGGAAGGCCTTCCGGCAGAGCACACACCTCACCCAACACCAGCGAATCCACACAGGGGAGAAGCCCTATGAATGCAATGACTGCGGCAAGGCATTCAGTCACAGCTCATCCCTCACCAAACATCAGCGAATCCACACTGGGGAGAAGCCCTACGAATGCAACCAGTGTGGCAGAGCCTTCAGCCAGCTTGCTCCCCTCATTCAGCATCAGAGGAtccacacaggagagaaaccctatgaatgtaaccAGTGTGGCAGAGCCTTCAGCCAGAGCTCCCTTCTCATCGAACACCAGAGGATTCACACCAAGGAAAAGCCATATGGGTGCAATGAGTGTGGGAAATCCTTCAGCCACAGCTCCTCGCTCAGCCAGCACGAAAGGACGCACACTGGGGAAAAGCCCTATGAGTGTCACGATTGCGGAAagtcctttaggcagagcacccACCTCACTCAGCACCGGAGGAtccacacaggagagaaaccatATGCATGCAGGGACTGTGGAAAGGCCTTTACACACAGCTCCTCCCTTACCAAGCACCAGAGAACTCACACTGGATAA
- the ZNF135 gene encoding zinc finger protein 135 isoform X8: protein MELGARRRSVGCWCRGLCLAVRREQVTFEDVVVDFSQEEWGQLKPAQRTLYHDVILDTFRLLVSVGHWLPKPNVISLLEQEAELWAVDSGLPQGVYPEIKGHFQFLLLSDLETRPKVKLSVLKQGISEEISNNVILVERFLWDGLWYCRGEDTEGHWEWSCESLESLAVPVAFTPVKTPVQEQWQRNGFGENISLNPDLPHQPMTPERQGPHTWGTRGKREKPDLNVLQKTCVKEKPYKCQECGKAFSHSSALTEHHRMHTGERPYECHECGKGFRNSSALTKHQRIHTGEKPYKCTQCGRTFNQIAPLIQHQRTHTGEKPYECSECGKSFSFRSSFSQHERTHTGEKPYECSECGKAFRQSIHLTQHLRIHTGEKPYQCGECGKAFSHSSSLTKHQRIHTGEKPYECHECGKAFTQITPLIQHQRTHTGEKPYECSECGKAFSQSTLLTEHRRIHTGEKPYGCNECGKTFSHSSSLSQHERTHTGEKPYECSQCGKAFRQSTHLTQHQRIHTGEKPYECNDCGKAFSHSSSLTKHQRIHTGEKPYECNQCGRAFSQLAPLIQHQRIHTGEKPYECNQCGRAFSQSSLLIEHQRIHTKEKPYGCNECGKSFSHSSSLSQHERTHTGEKPYECHDCGKSFRQSTHLTQHRRIHTGEKPYACRDCGKAFTHSSSLTKHQRTHTG, encoded by the exons ATGGAGTTAGGCGCGCGCCGGCGCAGTGTCGGCTGCTGGTGCCGCGGCCTTTGTCTCGCAGTCAGGAGG GAGCAAGTGACATTTGAGGACGTGGTAGTGGACTTCAGCCAGGAGGAGTGGGGGCAGCTGAAGCCTGCCCAGAGGACCCTGTACCATGATGTAATACTGGACACCTTCAGGCTTCTGGTCTCTGTGG GACATTGGTTACCGAAGCCGAATGTCATCTCCCTGCTGGAGCAAGAGGCAGAGCTGTGGGCGGTGGACTCTGGACTTCCCCAAGGCGTGTACCCAG AGATTAAGGGACATTTCCAGTTTTTGCTTCTTTCAGACTTGGAAACTAGACCCAAAGTCAAACTGTCAGTTCTAAAGCAAGGCATCTCTGAAGAAATATCCAACAATGTCATCTTGGTAGAAAGATTCCTGTGGGATGGTCTGTGGTACTGCAGGGGTGAGGACACTGAGGGCCACTGGGAATGGAGTTGTGAGAGTCTAGAGAGCCTGGCAGTGCCGGTGGCCTTCACGCCTGTGAAGACGCCTGTTCAGGAGCAGTGGCAGAGGAATGGGTTTGGGGAAAACATAAGTCTGAACCCTGATCTCCCACATCAACCAATGACTCCTGAAAGACAAGGTCCCCACACATGGGGAACACGTGGAAAAAGGGAGAAGCCAGACCTAAATGTTTTACAGAAAACCTGTGTAaaagagaaaccctacaaatgtcaGGAGTGCGGAAAGGCCTTTAGTCACAGCTCAGCACTTACTGAACACCACCGGATGCACACAGGAGAGAGACCTTACGAATGTCACGAATGTGGAAAAGGCTTCCGGAACAGCTCGGCACTTACCAAACACCAGAGAATCCATACTGGGGAGAAACCCTATAAATGCACTCAGTGTGGGAGGACCTTCAACCAAATTGCCCCACTGATCCAGCACCAGAGAACTCACACAGGCGAGAAGCCCTATGAATGCAGCGAATGTGGGAAATCCTTCAGTTTTAGGTCCTCCTTCAGCCAGCACGAGCGAACTCACACAGGCGAGAAGCCCTACGAGTGCAGTGAGTGCGGGAAAGCCTTCCGGCAAAGCATCCACCTCACCCAGCATCTGCGAATCCACACTGGGGAGAAACCCTATCAGTGCGGTGAGTGTGGCAAGGCCTTCAGCCACAGCTCGTCCTTGACCAAACACCAGCGAATCCACACAGGGGAGAAGCCCTATGAGTGCCATGAGTGTGGAAAAGCCTTcacccagatcacaccactgattCAGCACCAGAGGACCCACACAGGAGAAAAGCCCTATGAGTGCAGtgagtgtgggaaagccttcagtcaGAGCACACTCCTGACCGAGCATCGGAGGATTCACACGGGAGAGAAGCCCTACGGATGCAACGAGTGTGGGAAAACCTTCAGCCACAGCTCCTCACTCAGCCAGCATGAGCGGACACACACAGGAGAGAAGCCCTATGAGTGCAGTCAGTGTGGGAAGGCCTTCCGGCAGAGCACACACCTCACCCAACACCAGCGAATCCACACAGGGGAGAAGCCCTATGAATGCAATGACTGCGGCAAGGCATTCAGTCACAGCTCATCCCTCACCAAACATCAGCGAATCCACACTGGGGAGAAGCCCTACGAATGCAACCAGTGTGGCAGAGCCTTCAGCCAGCTTGCTCCCCTCATTCAGCATCAGAGGAtccacacaggagagaaaccctatgaatgtaaccAGTGTGGCAGAGCCTTCAGCCAGAGCTCCCTTCTCATCGAACACCAGAGGATTCACACCAAGGAAAAGCCATATGGGTGCAATGAGTGTGGGAAATCCTTCAGCCACAGCTCCTCGCTCAGCCAGCACGAAAGGACGCACACTGGGGAAAAGCCCTATGAGTGTCACGATTGCGGAAagtcctttaggcagagcacccACCTCACTCAGCACCGGAGGAtccacacaggagagaaaccatATGCATGCAGGGACTGTGGAAAGGCCTTTACACACAGCTCCTCCCTTACCAAGCACCAGAGAACTCACACTGGATAA
- the ZNF135 gene encoding zinc finger protein 135 isoform X12, translating to MELGARRRSVGCWCRGLCLAVRREQVTFEDVVVDFSQEEWGQLKPAQRTLYHDVILDTFRLLVSVGHWLPKPNVISLLEQEAELWAVDSGLPQGVYPGEMGALRGREKPVHACFLVSPSASAL from the exons ATGGAGTTAGGCGCGCGCCGGCGCAGTGTCGGCTGCTGGTGCCGCGGCCTTTGTCTCGCAGTCAGGAGG GAGCAAGTGACATTTGAGGACGTGGTAGTGGACTTCAGCCAGGAGGAGTGGGGGCAGCTGAAGCCTGCCCAGAGGACCCTGTACCATGATGTAATACTGGACACCTTCAGGCTTCTGGTCTCTGTGG GACATTGGTTACCGAAGCCGAATGTCATCTCCCTGCTGGAGCAAGAGGCAGAGCTGTGGGCGGTGGACTCTGGACTTCCCCAAGGCGTGTACCCAGGTGAGATGGGAGCCCTTCGGGGCAGAGAGAAGCCTGTCCATGCTTGCTTCCTGGTTTCTCCCTCTGCATCTGCTCTCTAA
- the ZNF135 gene encoding zinc finger protein 135 isoform X13, with protein sequence MELGARRRSVGCWCRGLCLAVRREQVTFEDVVVDFSQEEWGQLKPAQRTLYHDVILDTFRLLVSVGHWLPKPNVISLLEQEAELWAVDSGLPQGVYPENLCKRETLQMSGVRKGL encoded by the exons ATGGAGTTAGGCGCGCGCCGGCGCAGTGTCGGCTGCTGGTGCCGCGGCCTTTGTCTCGCAGTCAGGAGG GAGCAAGTGACATTTGAGGACGTGGTAGTGGACTTCAGCCAGGAGGAGTGGGGGCAGCTGAAGCCTGCCCAGAGGACCCTGTACCATGATGTAATACTGGACACCTTCAGGCTTCTGGTCTCTGTGG GACATTGGTTACCGAAGCCGAATGTCATCTCCCTGCTGGAGCAAGAGGCAGAGCTGTGGGCGGTGGACTCTGGACTTCCCCAAGGCGTGTACCCAG AAAACCTGTGTAaaagagaaaccctacaaatgtcaGGAGTGCGGAAAGGCCTTTAG
- the ZNF135 gene encoding zinc finger protein 135 isoform X10 has translation MELGARRRSVGCWCRGLCLAVRREQVTFEDVVVDFSQEEWGQLKPAQRTLYHDVILDTFRLLVSVGHWLPKPNVISLLEQEAELWAVDSGLPQGVYPDLETRPKVKLSVLKQGISEEISNNVILVERFLWDGLWYCRGEDTEGHWEWSCESLESLAVPVAFTPVKTPVQEQWQRNGFGENISLNPDLPHQPMTPERQGPHTWGTRGKREKPDLNVLQKTCVKEKPYKCQECGKAFSHSSALTEHHRMHTGERPYECHECGKGFRNSSALTKHQRIHTGEKPYKCTQCGRTFNQIAPLIQHQRTHTGEKPYECSECGKSFSFRSSFSQHERTHTGEKPYECSECGKAFRQSIHLTQHLRIHTGEKPYQCGECGKAFSHSSSLTKHQRIHTGEKPYECHECGKAFTQITPLIQHQRTHTGEKPYECSECGKAFSQSTLLTEHRRIHTGEKPYGCNECGKTFSHSSSLSQHERTHTGEKPYECSQCGKAFRQSTHLTQHQRIHTGEKPYECNDCGKAFSHSSSLTKHQRIHTGEKPYECNQCGRAFSQLAPLIQHQRIHTGEKPYECNQCGRAFSQSSLLIEHQRIHTKEKPYGCNECGKSFSHSSSLSQHERTHTGEKPYECHDCGKSFRQSTHLTQHRRIHTGEKPYACRDCGKAFTHSSSLTKHQRTHTG, from the exons ATGGAGTTAGGCGCGCGCCGGCGCAGTGTCGGCTGCTGGTGCCGCGGCCTTTGTCTCGCAGTCAGGAGG GAGCAAGTGACATTTGAGGACGTGGTAGTGGACTTCAGCCAGGAGGAGTGGGGGCAGCTGAAGCCTGCCCAGAGGACCCTGTACCATGATGTAATACTGGACACCTTCAGGCTTCTGGTCTCTGTGG GACATTGGTTACCGAAGCCGAATGTCATCTCCCTGCTGGAGCAAGAGGCAGAGCTGTGGGCGGTGGACTCTGGACTTCCCCAAGGCGTGTACCCAG ACTTGGAAACTAGACCCAAAGTCAAACTGTCAGTTCTAAAGCAAGGCATCTCTGAAGAAATATCCAACAATGTCATCTTGGTAGAAAGATTCCTGTGGGATGGTCTGTGGTACTGCAGGGGTGAGGACACTGAGGGCCACTGGGAATGGAGTTGTGAGAGTCTAGAGAGCCTGGCAGTGCCGGTGGCCTTCACGCCTGTGAAGACGCCTGTTCAGGAGCAGTGGCAGAGGAATGGGTTTGGGGAAAACATAAGTCTGAACCCTGATCTCCCACATCAACCAATGACTCCTGAAAGACAAGGTCCCCACACATGGGGAACACGTGGAAAAAGGGAGAAGCCAGACCTAAATGTTTTACAGAAAACCTGTGTAaaagagaaaccctacaaatgtcaGGAGTGCGGAAAGGCCTTTAGTCACAGCTCAGCACTTACTGAACACCACCGGATGCACACAGGAGAGAGACCTTACGAATGTCACGAATGTGGAAAAGGCTTCCGGAACAGCTCGGCACTTACCAAACACCAGAGAATCCATACTGGGGAGAAACCCTATAAATGCACTCAGTGTGGGAGGACCTTCAACCAAATTGCCCCACTGATCCAGCACCAGAGAACTCACACAGGCGAGAAGCCCTATGAATGCAGCGAATGTGGGAAATCCTTCAGTTTTAGGTCCTCCTTCAGCCAGCACGAGCGAACTCACACAGGCGAGAAGCCCTACGAGTGCAGTGAGTGCGGGAAAGCCTTCCGGCAAAGCATCCACCTCACCCAGCATCTGCGAATCCACACTGGGGAGAAACCCTATCAGTGCGGTGAGTGTGGCAAGGCCTTCAGCCACAGCTCGTCCTTGACCAAACACCAGCGAATCCACACAGGGGAGAAGCCCTATGAGTGCCATGAGTGTGGAAAAGCCTTcacccagatcacaccactgattCAGCACCAGAGGACCCACACAGGAGAAAAGCCCTATGAGTGCAGtgagtgtgggaaagccttcagtcaGAGCACACTCCTGACCGAGCATCGGAGGATTCACACGGGAGAGAAGCCCTACGGATGCAACGAGTGTGGGAAAACCTTCAGCCACAGCTCCTCACTCAGCCAGCATGAGCGGACACACACAGGAGAGAAGCCCTATGAGTGCAGTCAGTGTGGGAAGGCCTTCCGGCAGAGCACACACCTCACCCAACACCAGCGAATCCACACAGGGGAGAAGCCCTATGAATGCAATGACTGCGGCAAGGCATTCAGTCACAGCTCATCCCTCACCAAACATCAGCGAATCCACACTGGGGAGAAGCCCTACGAATGCAACCAGTGTGGCAGAGCCTTCAGCCAGCTTGCTCCCCTCATTCAGCATCAGAGGAtccacacaggagagaaaccctatgaatgtaaccAGTGTGGCAGAGCCTTCAGCCAGAGCTCCCTTCTCATCGAACACCAGAGGATTCACACCAAGGAAAAGCCATATGGGTGCAATGAGTGTGGGAAATCCTTCAGCCACAGCTCCTCGCTCAGCCAGCACGAAAGGACGCACACTGGGGAAAAGCCCTATGAGTGTCACGATTGCGGAAagtcctttaggcagagcacccACCTCACTCAGCACCGGAGGAtccacacaggagagaaaccatATGCATGCAGGGACTGTGGAAAGGCCTTTACACACAGCTCCTCCCTTACCAAGCACCAGAGAACTCACACTGGATAA
- the ZNF135 gene encoding zinc finger protein 135 isoform X1 translates to MCPHPPGLQLPSDRAGPAVPARSQGMTPGVRVSTDPEQVTFEDVVVDFSQEEWGQLKPAQRTLYHDVILDTFRLLVSVERLLWRRQDNCLGCLSCDQDQQKRQGHWLPKPNVISLLEQEAELWAVDSGLPQGVYPEIKGHFQFLLLSDLETRPKVKLSVLKQGISEEISNNVILVERFLWDGLWYCRGEDTEGHWEWSCESLESLAVPVAFTPVKTPVQEQWQRNGFGENISLNPDLPHQPMTPERQGPHTWGTRGKREKPDLNVLQKTCVKEKPYKCQECGKAFSHSSALTEHHRMHTGERPYECHECGKGFRNSSALTKHQRIHTGEKPYKCTQCGRTFNQIAPLIQHQRTHTGEKPYECSECGKSFSFRSSFSQHERTHTGEKPYECSECGKAFRQSIHLTQHLRIHTGEKPYQCGECGKAFSHSSSLTKHQRIHTGEKPYECHECGKAFTQITPLIQHQRTHTGEKPYECSECGKAFSQSTLLTEHRRIHTGEKPYGCNECGKTFSHSSSLSQHERTHTGEKPYECSQCGKAFRQSTHLTQHQRIHTGEKPYECNDCGKAFSHSSSLTKHQRIHTGEKPYECNQCGRAFSQLAPLIQHQRIHTGEKPYECNQCGRAFSQSSLLIEHQRIHTKEKPYGCNECGKSFSHSSSLSQHERTHTGEKPYECHDCGKSFRQSTHLTQHRRIHTGEKPYACRDCGKAFTHSSSLTKHQRTHTG, encoded by the exons ATGTGTCCGCACCCGCCAGGCCTTCAGCTTCCCTCAGACAG AGCAGGGCCAGCCGTTCCTGCCAGAAGCCAGGGCATGACCCCTGGGGTGCGCGTCTCCACAGACCCG GAGCAAGTGACATTTGAGGACGTGGTAGTGGACTTCAGCCAGGAGGAGTGGGGGCAGCTGAAGCCTGCCCAGAGGACCCTGTACCATGATGTAATACTGGACACCTTCAGGCTTCTGGTCTCTGTGG AGAGGCTTCTCTGGAGGCGACAAGACAACTGCCTGGGGTGCCTTTCCTGTGACCAAGACCAGCAGAAAAGACAGG GACATTGGTTACCGAAGCCGAATGTCATCTCCCTGCTGGAGCAAGAGGCAGAGCTGTGGGCGGTGGACTCTGGACTTCCCCAAGGCGTGTACCCAG AGATTAAGGGACATTTCCAGTTTTTGCTTCTTTCAGACTTGGAAACTAGACCCAAAGTCAAACTGTCAGTTCTAAAGCAAGGCATCTCTGAAGAAATATCCAACAATGTCATCTTGGTAGAAAGATTCCTGTGGGATGGTCTGTGGTACTGCAGGGGTGAGGACACTGAGGGCCACTGGGAATGGAGTTGTGAGAGTCTAGAGAGCCTGGCAGTGCCGGTGGCCTTCACGCCTGTGAAGACGCCTGTTCAGGAGCAGTGGCAGAGGAATGGGTTTGGGGAAAACATAAGTCTGAACCCTGATCTCCCACATCAACCAATGACTCCTGAAAGACAAGGTCCCCACACATGGGGAACACGTGGAAAAAGGGAGAAGCCAGACCTAAATGTTTTACAGAAAACCTGTGTAaaagagaaaccctacaaatgtcaGGAGTGCGGAAAGGCCTTTAGTCACAGCTCAGCACTTACTGAACACCACCGGATGCACACAGGAGAGAGACCTTACGAATGTCACGAATGTGGAAAAGGCTTCCGGAACAGCTCGGCACTTACCAAACACCAGAGAATCCATACTGGGGAGAAACCCTATAAATGCACTCAGTGTGGGAGGACCTTCAACCAAATTGCCCCACTGATCCAGCACCAGAGAACTCACACAGGCGAGAAGCCCTATGAATGCAGCGAATGTGGGAAATCCTTCAGTTTTAGGTCCTCCTTCAGCCAGCACGAGCGAACTCACACAGGCGAGAAGCCCTACGAGTGCAGTGAGTGCGGGAAAGCCTTCCGGCAAAGCATCCACCTCACCCAGCATCTGCGAATCCACACTGGGGAGAAACCCTATCAGTGCGGTGAGTGTGGCAAGGCCTTCAGCCACAGCTCGTCCTTGACCAAACACCAGCGAATCCACACAGGGGAGAAGCCCTATGAGTGCCATGAGTGTGGAAAAGCCTTcacccagatcacaccactgattCAGCACCAGAGGACCCACACAGGAGAAAAGCCCTATGAGTGCAGtgagtgtgggaaagccttcagtcaGAGCACACTCCTGACCGAGCATCGGAGGATTCACACGGGAGAGAAGCCCTACGGATGCAACGAGTGTGGGAAAACCTTCAGCCACAGCTCCTCACTCAGCCAGCATGAGCGGACACACACAGGAGAGAAGCCCTATGAGTGCAGTCAGTGTGGGAAGGCCTTCCGGCAGAGCACACACCTCACCCAACACCAGCGAATCCACACAGGGGAGAAGCCCTATGAATGCAATGACTGCGGCAAGGCATTCAGTCACAGCTCATCCCTCACCAAACATCAGCGAATCCACACTGGGGAGAAGCCCTACGAATGCAACCAGTGTGGCAGAGCCTTCAGCCAGCTTGCTCCCCTCATTCAGCATCAGAGGAtccacacaggagagaaaccctatgaatgtaaccAGTGTGGCAGAGCCTTCAGCCAGAGCTCCCTTCTCATCGAACACCAGAGGATTCACACCAAGGAAAAGCCATATGGGTGCAATGAGTGTGGGAAATCCTTCAGCCACAGCTCCTCGCTCAGCCAGCACGAAAGGACGCACACTGGGGAAAAGCCCTATGAGTGTCACGATTGCGGAAagtcctttaggcagagcacccACCTCACTCAGCACCGGAGGAtccacacaggagagaaaccatATGCATGCAGGGACTGTGGAAAGGCCTTTACACACAGCTCCTCCCTTACCAAGCACCAGAGAACTCACACTGGATAA